A genomic stretch from Canis lupus familiaris isolate Mischka breed German Shepherd chromosome 17, alternate assembly UU_Cfam_GSD_1.0, whole genome shotgun sequence includes:
- the PLEKHO1 gene encoding pleckstrin homology domain-containing family O member 1, with protein MKKNHPAKRGLQDGSHPCAPPEKVGWVRKFCGKGIFREIWKNRYVVLKGDQLYISEKEVKDEKNIQEVFDLSDYEKCEELRKSKSRSKKNHSKFTLAHSKQPGNTAPNLIFLAVSPEEKESWINALNSAITRAKNRILDEVTVEEDSYLAHPTRDRAKIQHSRRPPTRGHLMAVASTSTSDGMLTLDLIQEEEPSPEERTSCADSFRVDLDKSAAQLAGSRRRADSDHVQPSSERAGGLPRSWEKPDKGATYTPQAPKKLTPTEKGRCASLEEILSRRDAVPPCTNPLRPEDPPTLLPPHPAQLSRIQDLVARKLEKTQELLAEVQGLGDGKRKAKDPPWSPPDSESEQLLLETERLLGEASSNWSQAKRVLQEVRELRDLYRQMDLHSPDSHLRPAAQHSQYRKSLM; from the exons ATGAAGAAGAACCATCCCGCCAAGAGG GGGCTTCAGGATGGCAGCCACCCGTGCGCACCGCCGGAGAAGGTCGGCTGGGTCCGGAAATTCTGCGGGAAGGGGATTTTCAGGGAGATTTGGAAAAACCGTTATGTGGTGCTGAAGGGGGACCAGCTGTACATCTCGGAGAAGGAG gtaaaagatgagaaaaatattcaagagGTGTTTGACCTGAGTGACTATGAGAAGTGTGAAGAGCTCCGGAAATCCAAAAGCAGGAGCAAGAAAAATCATAGCAAGTTTACTCTTGCCCACTCCAAACAGCCCGGCAACACG GCTCCCAACCTGATCTTCCTAGCAGTGAGTCCAGAAGAGAAGGAATCATGGATCAATGCCCTCAACTCCGCTATCACCCGAGCCAAGAACCGCATCTTGGATGAG GTCACCGTGGAGGAGGATAGCTATCTCGCCCACCCCACTCGAGACAGGGCAAAAATCCAACACTCCCGCCGCCCCCCAACTCGAGGACACCTGATGGCCGTG GCCTCCACCTCTACCTCGGATGGGATGCTGACCTTGGACTTGATCCAGGAGGAGGAGCCTTCCCCCGAGGAGCGCACCTCCTGCGCCGACAGCTTCAGGGTGGACCTGGACAAGTCAGCGGCCCAGCTAGCCGGCAGCCGGCGGAGAGCAGACTCGGACCACGTCCAGCCCTCCTCAGAGCGGGCCGGCGGCCTTCCCCGGTCTTGGGAGAAGCCGGACAAAGGGGCCACCTATACCCCTCAGGCACCCAAGAAGCTGACCCCTACAGAGAAAGGCCGCTGTGCCTCCCTGGAGGAGATCCTGTCCCGGCGGGACGCTGTCCCCCCCTGCACCAACCCGCTGCGGCCCGaggacccccccaccctccttccgCCCCACCCGGCCCAGCTGTCCCGGATCCAGGACCTGGTAGCCAGGAAACTGGAAAAGACTCAGGAGCTGCTGGCAGAGGTTCAGGGCCTGGGAGACGGGAAGCGGAAGGCCAAGGACCCCCCTTGGTCTCCTCCTGATTCCGAGTCGGAACAGCTGCTGCTAGAGACAGAGCGGCTGCTGGGAGAGGCGTCGTCGAACTGGAGCCAGGCGAAGAGGGTGCTGCAGGAGGTCCGGGAGCTGAGGGACCTGTACAGACAGATGGACCTGCACAGCCCCGACTCCCACCTCAGACCAGCTGCTCAGCACAGTCAGTACCGCAAGAGCCTCATGTGA
- the LOC102154731 gene encoding uncharacterized protein LOC102154731 isoform X5: MELSGGKMRKPTRRKLGPRPGPGTGTTQPRPCRPRRPLRASIHLSLDKDALILSLEDGGSDLRPATSLHGSSESLSPFLLEVLSTRGPPLPWRLPCTRCCPSQLQPALGPSPSCSVSHRRP; this comes from the exons atgagaaaaccaacgCGCAGAAAGCTGGGGCCTCGCCCAGGGCCTG gaaCCGGGACAACCCAGCCTCGCCCCTGCAGGCCTCGAAGGCCACTGAGGGCATCCATCCACCTCTCCCTTGACAAAGATGCACTTATTCTGTCCCTGGAGGACGGAGGATCAGATCTGCGCCCTGCTACTTCCTTGCACGGTTCCAGTGAGAGCCTAAGCCCCTTCCTGCTGGAAGTTCTGTCTACACGtggccctcccctgccctggcgCCTCCCCTGCACCCGGTGCTGCCCTTCCCAGCTTCAGCCGGCACTCGGGCCCTCACCCTCTTGCTCAGTGTCTCACCGGAGACCCTGA
- the LOC102154731 gene encoding uncharacterized protein LOC102154731 isoform X15, which translates to MHASVCVCVCLLSLLLRFLSNLSLYGVAPEQAGDWLLRLGDWELGRKEEEKRTTQGLGMRKPTRRKLGPRPGPGTGTTQPRPCRPRRPLRASIHLSLDKDALILSLEDGGSDLRPATSLHGSSESLSPFLLEVLSTRGPPLPWRLPCTRCCPSQLQPALGPSPSCSVSHRRP; encoded by the exons atgcatgcgagtgtgtgtgtgtgtgtgtgtttgctctcGCTTTTACTCCGGTTTCTTTCCAACCTCTCCTTATATGGTGTGGCTCCAGAGCAGGCTGGGGATTGGCTGCTGCGGTTGGGAGACTGGGAGcttggaagaaaggaggaagagaaacgAACCacgcaggggctgggg atgagaaaaccaacgCGCAGAAAGCTGGGGCCTCGCCCAGGGCCTG gaaCCGGGACAACCCAGCCTCGCCCCTGCAGGCCTCGAAGGCCACTGAGGGCATCCATCCACCTCTCCCTTGACAAAGATGCACTTATTCTGTCCCTGGAGGACGGAGGATCAGATCTGCGCCCTGCTACTTCCTTGCACGGTTCCAGTGAGAGCCTAAGCCCCTTCCTGCTGGAAGTTCTGTCTACACGtggccctcccctgccctggcgCCTCCCCTGCACCCGGTGCTGCCCTTCCCAGCTTCAGCCGGCACTCGGGCCCTCACCCTCTTGCTCAGTGTCTCACCGGAGACCCTGA
- the LOC102154731 gene encoding uncharacterized protein LOC102154731 isoform X3: MAMLLEGWSRSQRNSWASPLSSHPKPPTGCAEQQPRKPSALQMRKPTRRKLGPRPGPGTGTTQPRPCRPRRPLRASIHLSLDKDALILSLEDGGSDLRPATSLHGSSESLSPFLLEVLSTRGPPLPWRLPCTRCCPSQLQPALGPSPSCSVSHRRP; encoded by the exons atggCAATGCTTTTGGAAGGCTGGAGCCGGAGTCAGAGAAACTCGTGggcttctcctctttcttctcaccCTAAACCGCCTACCGGCTGTGCGGAACAGCAGCCTAGGAAGCCGTCAGCACTTCAG atgagaaaaccaacgCGCAGAAAGCTGGGGCCTCGCCCAGGGCCTG gaaCCGGGACAACCCAGCCTCGCCCCTGCAGGCCTCGAAGGCCACTGAGGGCATCCATCCACCTCTCCCTTGACAAAGATGCACTTATTCTGTCCCTGGAGGACGGAGGATCAGATCTGCGCCCTGCTACTTCCTTGCACGGTTCCAGTGAGAGCCTAAGCCCCTTCCTGCTGGAAGTTCTGTCTACACGtggccctcccctgccctggcgCCTCCCCTGCACCCGGTGCTGCCCTTCCCAGCTTCAGCCGGCACTCGGGCCCTCACCCTCTTGCTCAGTGTCTCACCGGAGACCCTGA
- the LOC102154731 gene encoding uncharacterized protein LOC102154731 isoform X14, whose amino-acid sequence MVSGGVNKGEEEQTGSWFCGWVEPGTGNGGTGVIHMVEQTGSCAERCSNSWVCACAGVCAHACECVCVCVFALAFTPVSFQPLLIWCGSRAGWGLAAAVGRLGAWKKGGRETNHAGAGDEKTNAQKAGASPRAWNFSITKTAVPWIRVLNLFRQGRETCLYFLLSFLPPRNRDNPASPLQASKATEGIHPPLP is encoded by the exons ATGGTCTCAGGGGGCGTGAATAAAGGCGAGGAAGAGCAAACAGGTTCCTGGTTCTGTGGGTGGGTTGAGCCTGGGACAGGGAACGGTGGGACTGGTGTCATACACATGGTCGAACAGACAGGGTCATGTGCAGAGAGGTGCTCAAACTCTtgggtgtgtgcgtgtgctggggtgtgtgcgcatgcatgcgagtgtgtgtgtgtgtgtgtgtttgctctcGCTTTTACTCCGGTTTCTTTCCAACCTCTCCTTATATGGTGTGGCTCCAGAGCAGGCTGGGGATTGGCTGCTGCGGTTGGGAGACTGGGAGcttggaagaaaggaggaagagaaacgAACCacgcaggggctgggg atgagaaaaccaacgCGCAGAAAGCTGGGGCCTCGCCCAGGGCCTG GAACTTCAGCATCACGAAAACAGCAGTTCCCTGGATCCGTGTGTTGAATTTGTTCAGACAAGGCCGAGAAACATGCCTGTACTTCttactctccttcctccctcccaggaaCCGGGACAACCCAGCCTCGCCCCTGCAGGCCTCGAAGGCCACTGAGGGCATCCATCCACCTCTCCCTTGA
- the LOC102154731 gene encoding uncharacterized protein LOC102154731 isoform X2 — MVKYTVDRGAGTRVRAPGSAWQCFWKAGAGVRETRGLLLFLLTLNRLPAVRNSSLGSRQHFRSTLQTLASCSPNPYLPSGWGRTGKMDEKTNAQKAGASPRAWNFSITKTAVPWIRVLNLFRQGRETCLYFLLSFLPPRNRDNPASPLQASKATEGIHPPLP; from the exons atggtaaaatatactgTTGACAGAGGGGCTGGGACTAGGGTCAgagctccaggctcagcatggCAATGCTTTTGGAAGGCTGGAGCCGGAGTCAGAGAAACTCGTGggcttctcctctttcttctcaccCTAAACCGCCTACCGGCTGTGCGGAACAGCAGCCTAGGAAGCCGTCAGCACTTCAGGTCAACACTTCAGACATTGGCCTCCTGTTCCCCAAACCCCTACTTACCGAGTGGGTGGGGAAGAACaggcaaaatgg atgagaaaaccaacgCGCAGAAAGCTGGGGCCTCGCCCAGGGCCTG GAACTTCAGCATCACGAAAACAGCAGTTCCCTGGATCCGTGTGTTGAATTTGTTCAGACAAGGCCGAGAAACATGCCTGTACTTCttactctccttcctccctcccaggaaCCGGGACAACCCAGCCTCGCCCCTGCAGGCCTCGAAGGCCACTGAGGGCATCCATCCACCTCTCCCTTGA
- the LOC102154731 gene encoding uncharacterized protein LOC102154731 isoform X13, with protein sequence MLLELSCPPGSWLPRVWAVVEAGCEQGAAHHSQEAGGWRLEAGGWGRRDLPSWSCSGSRSRSPLGQRALRQPSPSLPTSTESQVLGMRLGQLACMSGDVGQETILDFALFCHLKTGTPENEKHAALLHLLSFFFKDFIYLFIHERHTEREAQRHRQREKQAPCREPDVGLDPGSPGSHPRLQAALNRCATGAALHLLSVVLQLLPDEKTNAQKAGASPRAWNFSITKTAVPWIRVLNLFRQGRETCLYFLLSFLPPRNRDNPASPLQASKATEGIHPPLP encoded by the exons ATGCTTCTTGAGTTGTCCTGTCCACCAGGCTCCTGGCTACCGCGTGTCTGGGCTGTGGTGGAGGCAGGGTGCGAGCAGGGTGCAGCCCACCACAgccaggaggctggaggctggaggctggaggctggaggctgggggaggagagaccTTCCTTCTTGGTCTTGCAGCGGCTCCAGGTCGCGTTCCCCGCTAGGGCAGAGAGCACTTCGCcagccttctccttcccttcccacctcAACAGAGTCACAAGTGCTAGGGATGAGGTTAGGACAACTGGCCTGCATGTCGGGGGATGTAGGACAGGAAACCATTCTAGATTTTGCCTTGTTTTGCCACCTAAAGACGGGAACTCCTGAAAATGAGAAGCACGCTGCCCTgctccatcttctttctttcttttttaaagattttatttatttatttattcatgagagacacacagagagagaggcgcagagacacaggcagagagagaagcaggctccatgcagggagcccgacgtgggacttgatcctgggtctccaggatcacacccccggctgcaggcggcgctaaaccgctgcgccaccggggctgccctccatcttCTTTCTGTTGTGTTGCAGTTGCTGCCAG atgagaaaaccaacgCGCAGAAAGCTGGGGCCTCGCCCAGGGCCTG GAACTTCAGCATCACGAAAACAGCAGTTCCCTGGATCCGTGTGTTGAATTTGTTCAGACAAGGCCGAGAAACATGCCTGTACTTCttactctccttcctccctcccaggaaCCGGGACAACCCAGCCTCGCCCCTGCAGGCCTCGAAGGCCACTGAGGGCATCCATCCACCTCTCCCTTGA
- the LOC102154731 gene encoding uncharacterized protein LOC102154731 isoform X6: MADEKTNAQKAGASPRAWNFSITKTAVPWIRVLNLFRQGRETCLYFLLSFLPPRNRDNPASPLQASKATEGIHPPLP; the protein is encoded by the exons ATGGCAG atgagaaaaccaacgCGCAGAAAGCTGGGGCCTCGCCCAGGGCCTG GAACTTCAGCATCACGAAAACAGCAGTTCCCTGGATCCGTGTGTTGAATTTGTTCAGACAAGGCCGAGAAACATGCCTGTACTTCttactctccttcctccctcccaggaaCCGGGACAACCCAGCCTCGCCCCTGCAGGCCTCGAAGGCCACTGAGGGCATCCATCCACCTCTCCCTTGA